The nucleotide sequence ATCGTACAACATTTTGGGCTCGTGAAGCGCGGTTTTGTTCAATACATCAGGAAGCGTAAAAACCACGTGGAAATAAGGTACCGGAAGCAGTTCGGTTTCCCGATTTTCAATCCATTGTTCTCGTTTTTTGCCCTGACATTTTGGGCAGTGACGGTTTCGGCAGGAGTTGTAACTGATGCTTACATTTCCGCATTCATCACAAGCATCGATATGACCGCCCAAAGCCGAAGTTCTGCACTTTTTTAAGGCAAATAAAGTTCTTAACTGCCAAGAATTAAGTTCTAAATTTTCCAATTTTGAACCTAAAATATTTAAAACATCGGCGACTTCGTATTTCGATTTTAAACTTTGATCCTCATTAAATTTAAACCTTAAATCCTGATTTTCAATAGGACTTAAATTCAATCACTTCGACCGACATTCTTCAAACAAAGTATCGAGCGGTGAAAAGAGTTTTTGTGTGGAAAGTTGTGCAATTTGGAGATAAATCAACGTCGTATCAATACTTTCGTGACCGAGAAGATTTTTGATGCTCAAAATATCCATCCCATCTTCCAGAAGATGCGTCGCAAAACTGTGCCGAAGCGTATGAACACTCACTTCTTTCAGGATGTTTGCCGTTTTTGATGCCTGCTTTACCGCCCACTGAACGCCTCGTTGTGAGTAGCGGGAATCAAACTCTCCGCCGGCTCTTCCTTCGCGTGGCATTCCAAAGAGATAATTTTCTGGTTTTTCCGCTTCGATATACTTTTTGAGCCCCCGAATCAAATGCTCGGAAAGTGGCAAATAACGGTCTTTTTTGCCTTTTCCCTGAACCACTTTGAGTTGTTTTCGACCAAAATCTAAATCGCATAAACGGAGATTTCGAACTTCCATACATCGCAATCCGCAGCCGTAAAGAATGCCGATTAAGATTTTATGCTTTAAAAGCTTACAGCCGGACAACATCTGCCAAACCTCTTGTTTACTGAGAACTACAGGCAGTTTTTTCTCTCTTTTAATTTCCGGAAGACTCAGATAATCGTAGCTCAAACCTTCCGATTTCAGTAAAAATCGAAGTCCGTAAACCGTATGTTTAAAATACGACTGTGAAGGTGATTTTGATTTTTTCTGAAGGTAAAAAAGGTAATCGTGGATTTGCTCAGGATCCAATTCTGTCGGGATTTTCCCAAAATGCAGCGACACCGCCGCGACGTGTCTGGAGTAATTATTGAACGTACTCTGACTGCGTCCCAACACCGAAACGGTACGTTCAAAACGGCTTAAAAGTTCTGTAAAACCAGGCACTTCGCGCTTTGCCTGATTGATAATTTTGTTTTCTCTGAGCTCGTCTGAACTCTTTTTTTTGTTGCCATTCTATTGATTTTTTAATTAACTTTACAAAGTAACTAATTTATGCGATTGGGAAAGCTACCGGAGGTTTAGTTCAACATCGGTATTTCTGTTAGCGGGATTGAAGTTTACATCATAAAGATTTTCGCGAGTTGTTTTTTTTGTTATATTTATAAAAACTAATTATAATAATCCCCGCCAACAGAAATACCCAACCGTTACCTGCAATTCCGCTACTCGAAAACGGAGTTGTTTTTAGCCGCTAACGAAGAAATTTTCACTATTTTGAATAATCAAATGGTCAAAAATTAAAACCTATAACTATTTGATTATCAATGAATTAATTTAACGTTAGTCAGAATGCTACCAAAAATACGTCAAAACCTATGAAATTTATTTTACCATTTTTTTTCTGTTTAGTTTTTTCTTTTAGTTTTTCACAAAAATTTCTAATTGAGAAAATTCCTTTTGAATTAACGGACTATAATAATATCAAAGTAAAAACTGTCCTTAACAAAAAAGACACTATTTTTTTGACATTTGACACAGGTTCAATAGACTTCTATTTGACAAAGGAAGCGATAAAAAAGTATCTAAACCCAAAAGGCTTAAAATTGACAATGAATGACATTAGTGATAATTCATTTTCGATAGAGAAACTAGAATGGAGCAACCAACAAGTCTACCCTATTGAAACAACAGGACAAGGAACGGATGGTATGTTTGGATGGAATATGTTTCAAAATAAAATTATTGAAATTGATTATGAGAAAAAATTATTGCAAGTCTATTCAAAACTTCCAAAAATATCAAGAAAATATCAAAAATTTGAAATGAATGTTATGGATGAACATTTTTCAATTAATTTGGATTTGGAAGAGAAAGGTCAGAAATACAACAGCCAATTTCTTTTTGATACAGGCTTTCAAAAAGCATTAATGTTAGATAATGATTTGTTGACAAAGGCAAAATTTCCAGTAAATGAATTAGAAGTTATCAAAACAACTATTTTGCATAATTCAAATAATGATGAAATACCTTTGAAAACTGTAAAAATCAAAAACCTAAAATTGGGAAAAATTTTGCTGAAAAATGTTCCTGCTGAATTGAATACCTATAATAAACCCGCAGGTTACGAAACTAATTTTCTAGGAAGTGATGTCCTTAAAAGATTTAATATCATTTTAGATTTTCAGAAAAAAATTGTGTATTTAAAACCAAATAAATACTTTAAAGAAAAATATTTTGACGATAAAAAGAAATCATAAAAAGCACTGCAGGTAATAACTAAGCTTTCGTCTTGTCCGCAGGACAGAAGATGAAAGCCCGTTGAACGGAAGCTCCGGTGGCTTTTCAGCAGTATGATGGTCCTCTTATGGGGATGTCGTTTTCAGAATTTAGATTCACAAAGCAGTTTTTTAGAAGGACTGAAGCATTCGCCAGATTTCTTGCCGGCTTAAAATAGTGGGAAGTTTTTTGACTTTTGGATTCGCGGGAAG is from Epilithonimonas vandammei and encodes:
- a CDS encoding pepsin/retropepsin-like aspartic protease family protein; this translates as MKFILPFFFCLVFSFSFSQKFLIEKIPFELTDYNNIKVKTVLNKKDTIFLTFDTGSIDFYLTKEAIKKYLNPKGLKLTMNDISDNSFSIEKLEWSNQQVYPIETTGQGTDGMFGWNMFQNKIIEIDYEKKLLQVYSKLPKISRKYQKFEMNVMDEHFSINLDLEEKGQKYNSQFLFDTGFQKALMLDNDLLTKAKFPVNELEVIKTTILHNSNNDEIPLKTVKIKNLKLGKILLKNVPAELNTYNKPAGYETNFLGSDVLKRFNIILDFQKKIVYLKPNKYFKEKYFDDKKKS
- a CDS encoding tyrosine-type recombinase/integrase; the encoded protein is MPGFTELLSRFERTVSVLGRSQSTFNNYSRHVAAVSLHFGKIPTELDPEQIHDYLFYLQKKSKSPSQSYFKHTVYGLRFLLKSEGLSYDYLSLPEIKREKKLPVVLSKQEVWQMLSGCKLLKHKILIGILYGCGLRCMEVRNLRLCDLDFGRKQLKVVQGKGKKDRYLPLSEHLIRGLKKYIEAEKPENYLFGMPREGRAGGEFDSRYSQRGVQWAVKQASKTANILKEVSVHTLRHSFATHLLEDGMDILSIKNLLGHESIDTTLIYLQIAQLSTQKLFSPLDTLFEECRSK